One stretch of Arachis duranensis cultivar V14167 chromosome 1, aradu.V14167.gnm2.J7QH, whole genome shotgun sequence DNA includes these proteins:
- the LOC107494089 gene encoding protein NRT1/ PTR FAMILY 8.1, with product MEEDDVYTKDGTVDYLGNPANKKKTGTWRACPFILGNECCERLAYYGMSTNLVLYFKERLHQHSATASKNVSNWSGTCYITPLIGAFLADSYLGRYWTIACFSIIYVLGMTLLTLSASVSGIKPTCHGHGDENCHATTLESAVCFIALYLIALGTGGIKPCVSSYGADQFDDADPGEKEHKSSFFNWFYFSINIGALIASSLLVWIQDNVGWGWGFGIPAVAMAIAVASFFSGTRLYRNQKPGGSALTRIIQVIVASMRKYNVKVPNDKSQLYEIADTESVIEGSRKLDHTDELRFFDKAAVVGQLDNLKESVNPWRLCTVTQVEELKSILRLLPIWATGIVFATVYGQMSTLFVLQGQTMDTRVGNSSFKIPPASLSIFDTLSVIFWVPVYDRIIVPVTRKFTGHKNGLTQLQRMGIGLFISIFSMVAAAILEVIRLRMVRRHNYYNLDEVPMTIFWQVPQYFLIGCAEVFTFIGQLEFFYEQAPDATRSLCSALSLLTVALGQYLSSLLVTIVTRISTRNGSLGWIPDNLNYGHVDYFFWLLTVLSVLNLIIYLVVAQFYTYKRAVGTLR from the exons ATGGAAGAAGATGATGTTTACACAAAAGATGGAACAGTGGATTACCTTGGAAATCCagcaaacaaaaagaaaacaggAACTTGGAGAGCATGCCCTTTTATCTtgg GGAATGAATGTTGTGAGagattggcttactatggtatGAGCACAAATTTGGTGCTTTATTTCAAGGAGAGGCTACATCAGCATAGTGCTACTGCTTCCAAAAATGTGTCTAATTGGAGTGGAACATGCTACATAACACCACTGATTGGAGCATTTCTTGCTGATTCATATCTTGGAAGATATTGGACCATTGCATGTTTCTCAATAATCTATGTTCTT GGAATGACACTATTGACATTATCTGCATCAGTTTCTGGTATAAAGCCAACTTGCCATGGCCATGGAGATGAAAATTGCCATGCCACCACTCTAGAAAGTGCAGTGTGCTTTATAGCTCTTTACCTTATAGCCCTTGGAACAGGTGGAATCAAGCCATGTGTTTCATCCTATGGAGCAGACCAGTTTGATGATGCTGATCCGGGGgagaaggaacacaagagttcTTTCTTCAACTGGTTCTATTTCTCAATCAACATCGGTGCTCTTATCGCTTCTTCGCTGTTGGTATGGATTCAGGACAATGTAGGATGGGGATGGGGATTTGGAATACCAGCAGTGGCCATGGCTATTGCAGTGGCAAGTTTCTTTTCAGGTACTCGGCTGTATCGAAACCAGAAGCCCGGAGGAAGTGCCCTCACTCGGATTATTCAGGTCATAGTAGCATCCATGAGGAAGTATAATGTTAAAGTGCCTAATGATAAGTCTCAGTTGTATGAAATTGCAGACACTGAGTCTGTTATAGAAGGAAGCAGGAAGCTTGATCACACAGATGAGTTAAG GTTTTTTGACAAAGCAGCAGTGGTTGGACAGTTAGATAATCTGAAGGAATCAGTGAATCCATGGAGACTTTGCACTGTAACTCAAGTTGAAGAGCTGAAATCCATTCTGAGATTGCTTCCAATATGGGCAACCGGCATTGTTTTCGCCACTGTCTACGGCCAAATGAGCACATTGTTTGTGTTGCAAGGACAAACCATGGATACTCGCGTAGGCAACTCCTCTTTCAAGATTCCACCAGCATCCCTTTCCATATTTGACACCCTCAGTGTCATATTTTGGGTTCCGGTTTATGACCGGATCATTGTGCCGGTCACTAGGAAGTTCACCGGCCACAAGAATGGCCTAACACAACTCCAGAGGATGGGAATAGGCCTCTTCATATCCATATTTTCCATGGTGGCCGCCGCGATTTTGGAAGTCATTAGGCTGAGAATGGTAAGGAGGCATAATTACTATAACCTTGATGAGGTTCCAATGACAATATTCTGGCAGGTACCTCAGTACTTCCTCATAGGTTGTGCTGAAGTGTTCACATTCATTGGCCAGTTGGAGTTCTTCTATGAACAAGCGCCGGACGCGACGAGGAGCCTGTGTTCTGCTCTGTCACTACTCACTGTTGCCCTTGGACAGTACCTGAGCTCGCTACTCGTAACCATTGTTACAAGGATCAGTACTAGGAATGGCAGCCTTGGATGGATACCAGACAACCTCAACTATGGTCATGTTGACTATTTCTTTTGGCTTTTGACAGTTCTAAGTGTCCTGAATTTGATAATATATCTGGTGGTAGCACAGTTTTATACCTATAAGCGAGCTGTCGGAACTCTCCGGTGA